A genomic segment from Candidatus Brocadia sinica JPN1 encodes:
- a CDS encoding DNA recombination protein RmuC yields MEIHWLIIAMVTGVFVGTAVTWLLCRVRITTLNEQYIATQQDLANTRADLDLKSETVSQLNQVIVRLETTLEHERKTTYEKLNILNDATLKLGDAFKALSSEALKSNNQSFLELAKITLEKYQTEAKGDLEQRQKAVEHLVTPIKQSLEKVDTQIQELEKARQQAYGSLTEQVKSLIYTQEKLQSETGNLVKALRTPTVRGHWGEIQLKRVVEIAGMLEYCDFDRQQTVTTEDGRLRPDMLVRLPGGKNIVVDAKTPLLAYLDALESTNDDQRLSKLRSHAQQIRSHMTKLSAKSYWEQFQPTPEFVVLFLPGEMFFSAALELDPALIEEGAKQHVILATPTTLIALLRAVYYGWRQEQVSENTRKISELGQELHERIATMVEHLTKLGGSLGKAVEAFNAAVASFEGRVLPSVRKFEALGAGSKKEIEELTPIDKNPRVLMEIQGEHDTRIC; encoded by the coding sequence ATGGAAATTCATTGGTTAATTATTGCAATGGTAACCGGGGTTTTTGTGGGAACCGCTGTCACCTGGCTGCTCTGCAGGGTACGCATCACAACGCTCAACGAACAATATATCGCAACTCAGCAGGATCTGGCAAATACACGGGCTGATCTTGACCTGAAGAGCGAAACAGTTTCCCAACTTAATCAGGTAATCGTGCGGCTGGAGACTACACTCGAACACGAACGTAAGACGACTTATGAAAAACTGAACATTCTTAACGATGCTACTCTGAAGCTGGGCGATGCCTTTAAGGCACTTTCATCAGAAGCACTGAAAAGTAACAACCAATCCTTCCTGGAGTTGGCAAAAATTACCCTGGAAAAATACCAAACCGAGGCGAAGGGAGACCTTGAACAGAGGCAGAAGGCTGTAGAGCATCTCGTCACACCCATCAAACAGTCCCTGGAAAAAGTAGACACCCAGATCCAGGAATTAGAAAAAGCACGACAGCAGGCATATGGGAGCCTGACCGAGCAGGTCAAGTCCCTCATATACACACAGGAGAAGCTACAGTCTGAAACTGGCAATCTGGTCAAGGCCCTCCGGACACCGACGGTACGAGGCCACTGGGGAGAGATACAGCTTAAGCGGGTGGTCGAGATTGCCGGCATGCTGGAATACTGCGATTTTGACCGGCAGCAAACGGTAACAACAGAAGACGGCCGATTGCGGCCCGATATGCTCGTGAGGCTACCGGGAGGGAAGAATATTGTTGTTGACGCGAAGACGCCTCTCTTGGCGTATCTTGATGCCTTAGAATCCACAAACGACGACCAGCGCTTATCAAAGCTCAGGAGCCATGCGCAACAGATTCGGTCTCACATGACAAAACTGAGCGCAAAATCTTACTGGGAACAGTTTCAACCCACACCGGAATTTGTAGTTCTTTTTCTGCCCGGTGAAATGTTTTTCAGTGCCGCCCTCGAGTTGGATCCCGCACTGATTGAAGAGGGCGCAAAACAGCATGTCATCCTGGCCACACCGACAACCCTGATCGCACTCCTGCGTGCCGTGTACTATGGCTGGCGGCAGGAACAGGTATCAGAGAACACCAGAAAAATTAGTGAACTCGGACAGGAGCTTCACGAACGTATTGCAACGATGGTTGAACATCTCACGAAACTCGGCGGATCCCTTGGAAAGGCTGTGGAAGCGTTTAATGCCGCAGTTGCATCCTTTGAAGGTCGTGTGCTCCCGTCCGTACGAAAGTTCGAGGCACTTGGCGCAGGAAGCAAAAAGGAGATCGAGGAACTTACTCCAATTGACAAAAACCCCAGGGTGCTTATGGAAATCCAAGGTGAACATGACACAAGAATTTGCTAA
- the glmS gene encoding glutamine--fructose-6-phosphate transaminase (isomerizing), protein MCGIVGYIGHNKAVGVLLDGIKRLEYRGYDSSGIAFIENDILKCEKAVGKIAELEKKLDGNNFNTHAGIVHTRWATHGAPTMENAHPHVDCHNEIAVVHNGIIENYDYLKSRLEREGHIFRSETDTEVLAHLIEKYFQNNLEIAVMEALKEVEGTYGIAVISTKDPQKIVAARKGSPLVIGIGTQEYFITSDVSASLEHTRDVVYLDDNEVAILTLNHYETKTMQNIPTYKKVEEVLWNIDMIEKGGYEHFMLKEIHEQPQALRNVMRGRIESNSSLIKLGGLMSSEKELREAKRIVIVACGTSWHAGLVGEYMLEELARIPVEVEYASEFRYRNPVIEEGTVVIAISQSGETADTLAAMREARHKGAKLLSICNVVGSTIAREADCGIYLHIGPEIGVASTKAFTAQITVLYLFTLYMMNLKYPHTPTHSDMIKVIQSIPDKVQIILNMEEKIVELARIYKDSENALYLGRGYNYPVALEGALKLKEISYIHAEGYPAAEMKHGPIALINKDMPVVFIATRDSVYGKILSNIAEVRSRGGRLIAIATEGDEQIIEKVDHVFYIPKTSDCLTPILSVIPLQLMAYHMAVMRGCDVDKPRNLAKSVTVE, encoded by the coding sequence ATGTGTGGAATTGTAGGATATATTGGACATAACAAGGCTGTCGGGGTGCTATTAGACGGTATCAAAAGACTTGAATACCGTGGGTATGATTCCTCCGGGATTGCATTCATTGAGAACGATATTCTGAAGTGCGAAAAGGCCGTAGGCAAGATCGCCGAACTAGAGAAGAAACTTGATGGGAACAATTTCAATACACATGCAGGGATCGTCCATACACGATGGGCAACGCATGGAGCCCCAACCATGGAGAATGCCCATCCTCATGTTGATTGTCATAATGAGATTGCCGTGGTACATAATGGAATTATCGAAAATTATGATTATTTAAAATCAAGGTTAGAACGGGAAGGACACATCTTCCGGAGTGAGACAGATACGGAAGTCCTTGCACATCTCATCGAGAAATATTTTCAGAATAACCTCGAAATAGCCGTTATGGAGGCACTAAAAGAGGTAGAGGGGACCTATGGCATTGCAGTAATCTCCACGAAAGACCCACAAAAGATTGTAGCGGCGAGGAAGGGATCTCCTCTCGTAATAGGGATTGGGACTCAGGAGTATTTTATTACCTCTGATGTTTCCGCCTCACTGGAGCATACGAGGGACGTGGTGTATCTGGATGATAATGAGGTGGCCATTCTTACCTTGAACCATTACGAAACCAAGACTATGCAAAACATCCCCACCTACAAAAAGGTAGAGGAGGTACTGTGGAATATCGATATGATCGAGAAGGGTGGCTATGAGCATTTTATGCTCAAAGAAATCCACGAACAACCCCAGGCGTTGCGAAACGTCATGCGCGGAAGAATTGAAAGTAATAGCAGTTTAATAAAACTGGGTGGATTAATGAGCTCTGAAAAGGAACTCCGGGAGGCGAAACGCATCGTTATCGTTGCTTGTGGTACTTCCTGGCATGCGGGGCTTGTGGGAGAATACATGCTGGAAGAACTGGCGCGTATACCTGTTGAGGTGGAATACGCCTCAGAATTTCGATACCGAAATCCCGTGATTGAAGAAGGCACGGTAGTGATTGCCATAAGCCAGTCCGGTGAAACGGCAGACACCCTGGCGGCAATGCGAGAAGCCAGGCACAAAGGAGCCAAGTTGCTTTCTATCTGTAATGTTGTAGGTAGCACCATAGCCAGGGAGGCTGATTGCGGGATTTATTTGCACATCGGCCCTGAGATAGGAGTTGCATCCACCAAGGCGTTTACCGCACAGATTACTGTTTTATATCTGTTTACTCTTTATATGATGAATCTGAAATATCCCCATACACCAACACATTCTGACATGATTAAGGTCATCCAATCAATACCCGATAAGGTACAGATCATTCTCAACATGGAAGAGAAGATTGTGGAACTTGCAAGGATATATAAAGACAGTGAAAACGCCCTCTATTTGGGGAGAGGATACAACTATCCGGTAGCGCTTGAAGGTGCATTAAAACTCAAGGAAATATCCTATATTCATGCCGAAGGCTATCCAGCGGCCGAGATGAAGCATGGCCCCATTGCCCTCATTAATAAGGATATGCCAGTGGTCTTTATTGCCACAAGAGATAGTGTCTACGGAAAGATCTTAAGTAATATTGCAGAGGTCAGATCCAGGGGTGGGAGGTTGATTGCAATTGCAACTGAGGGAGATGAACAGATCATAGAAAAGGTCGATCATGTCTTTTACATACCCAAGACCTCCGATTGCCTGACACCAATCCTTTCCGTGATACCACTTCAATTAATGGCCTATCATATGGCAGTCATGAGAGGATGCGATGTAGACAAACCCAGGAACCTTGCAAAGAGTGTAACGGTTGAATGA
- the lpxD gene encoding UDP-3-O-(3-hydroxymyristoyl)glucosamine N-acyltransferase, with translation MKFTLNEIQSIIGGKVVGNGDICITGIASVEVAKEGDITFIKNDTLAPQALASQASAIILHREMQTLKKPQIVIENPYLAFTKFMEVVAKERYMRPTGIHPTAVIGKAAVIGNGVSIGAHVTIEDNVRIGNSVTIYPNTFIGKESRLGDNTIIYANVSIRENSIIGKRVIIHCNSVIGDDGFGYLQIEKRHVKIPQIGIVEIGDDVEIGAMVTVCRAALDKTIIGNGVKIDNHSHIAHNVTIGDNSMLIAYAKIAGSTKIGKHVLIAEDVGVTDHAAIGDNCIIGGGSNVYKSLEAGSVVWGSPAKPITEEKRIQILIKKLPEIYNTMKRLAKISQ, from the coding sequence ATGAAATTTACGCTCAATGAAATTCAATCTATTATTGGTGGAAAAGTCGTTGGCAATGGAGATATCTGCATCACGGGTATTGCCAGCGTTGAAGTTGCGAAAGAGGGGGATATAACATTCATTAAGAATGATACGCTAGCTCCACAGGCCCTGGCATCTCAGGCTTCCGCAATAATTTTACATCGTGAAATGCAAACACTTAAAAAACCACAAATCGTCATTGAAAATCCTTATCTTGCTTTCACGAAATTTATGGAAGTCGTGGCAAAAGAACGATATATGCGCCCCACCGGTATTCACCCTACGGCTGTTATCGGTAAGGCTGCTGTCATTGGGAACGGTGTTTCCATTGGCGCACATGTTACCATTGAGGATAACGTAAGGATAGGAAATTCTGTTACGATTTATCCAAACACGTTTATTGGCAAGGAGAGTCGCCTTGGAGATAACACCATCATCTACGCCAATGTCTCCATAAGAGAAAATAGTATCATTGGTAAGCGGGTTATTATCCATTGCAACAGCGTTATCGGAGACGATGGATTCGGCTATCTTCAAATAGAGAAAAGGCACGTTAAGATACCGCAGATTGGAATCGTTGAAATAGGAGATGATGTAGAAATTGGTGCCATGGTAACGGTCTGCCGCGCTGCACTCGATAAAACAATTATTGGAAACGGAGTAAAGATAGACAACCATTCCCATATTGCCCACAACGTTACCATAGGGGACAACTCCATGCTCATTGCATATGCCAAGATTGCAGGAAGCACTAAAATTGGAAAGCATGTCCTGATTGCAGAAGATGTCGGAGTTACCGATCATGCAGCTATAGGTGATAACTGTATTATTGGGGGAGGTTCCAACGTTTACAAGAGCCTGGAGGCCGGTTCTGTTGTGTGGGGTTCACCAGCCAAGCCCATTACTGAAGAAAAACGTATCCAGATATTGATCAAAAAATTACCGGAAATATATAATACAATGAAAAGACTTGCGAAAATATCACAATAA